Proteins encoded together in one Chitinophaga varians window:
- a CDS encoding Gfo/Idh/MocA family protein, protein MGRKIAMLGSGFIGRFYADSIHSQRSKDRIVSIYSRREESAQKFAADYQTPHWTTVMEDAINHPEVDVVCIALPNNLHEAAVMACCKAKKAVICTKPLGRNAEEAKRMLEAVEAAGIFHGYMEDLVYTPKFSKALQSVQDGALGRILWAKSRETHPGPHSEWFWDKEQAGGGCILDLGCHCVEIARSFIGKDIKPVEVMCWADTQVKPIDAEDHAIGLVRYENGAIGQFEVSWTFRGGLDLRDEVMGTEGTIWLNSFLRTGFDMFTTGKGAEYVAEKAESNTGWLFPVGDELNDLGYNHMFTDMFNAIEQNKAPRESFYDGYVVNAVLDAAYRSAASKQWEPVKLEIWRGREGVDKGASLVDYDDKHYLIKEEKTHFGSTKLILKEKQSGKIIEVTR, encoded by the coding sequence ATGGGAAGAAAAATTGCCATGCTGGGCAGTGGTTTTATCGGCCGGTTTTACGCCGATTCCATCCACAGCCAGCGCAGTAAAGACAGGATCGTCAGCATTTATTCCCGCCGGGAAGAGAGTGCGCAGAAATTTGCGGCAGACTATCAAACGCCTCACTGGACGACGGTCATGGAAGATGCCATCAATCATCCGGAGGTGGACGTAGTGTGTATCGCTTTGCCCAACAACCTGCATGAAGCGGCCGTGATGGCCTGCTGTAAGGCAAAGAAAGCGGTGATCTGCACCAAGCCGCTGGGCCGTAACGCCGAGGAAGCCAAAAGAATGCTGGAGGCCGTAGAAGCGGCGGGCATTTTCCACGGTTATATGGAAGACCTGGTATATACGCCTAAGTTCTCCAAAGCCCTGCAAAGCGTGCAGGACGGCGCCTTAGGCCGTATCCTCTGGGCCAAGTCGCGGGAAACGCACCCCGGTCCGCACAGCGAATGGTTCTGGGACAAAGAACAGGCCGGCGGCGGCTGTATCCTTGATTTGGGTTGTCACTGTGTAGAGATCGCCCGCAGCTTTATCGGCAAAGATATCAAACCGGTAGAGGTCATGTGTTGGGCGGATACACAGGTAAAACCAATTGATGCGGAAGACCATGCCATCGGACTGGTAAGGTATGAAAACGGCGCCATTGGCCAGTTTGAGGTAAGCTGGACTTTCCGCGGCGGCCTCGACCTGCGTGACGAGGTGATGGGCACCGAAGGAACGATCTGGCTCAACAGCTTCCTGCGTACCGGTTTTGATATGTTCACCACCGGCAAAGGTGCGGAGTATGTTGCGGAGAAAGCAGAGAGCAACACCGGCTGGTTGTTTCCCGTAGGGGATGAGTTAAATGACCTGGGATACAATCATATGTTCACAGACATGTTCAACGCCATCGAACAAAACAAGGCGCCGCGTGAATCCTTTTATGATGGTTATGTGGTGAACGCCGTGCTGGACGCAGCTTACCGGAGCGCTGCCAGCAAACAGTGGGAGCCGGTGAAGCTGGAGATATGGCGTGGCCGCGAAGGAGTAGACAAAGGTGCCTCGCTGGTGGATTATGATGACAAACATTATCTGATCAAAGAAGAGAAAACACACTTCGGCAGCACGAAACTGATATTAAAAGAAAAACAAAGCGGTAAGATCATTGAAGTGACCCGCTAA
- a CDS encoding nucleoside permease, protein MSLSVRLRLSALMLLEYFTWGAWYVTMGTYLITALKADAVQVGAAYANLSIAAIISPFFVGLIADRFFAAQKVLGVLHLAGAATLYLTGSVHDFGSFWWLILLYTLLYMPTMSLANAISFRQMTDAGREFPSVRVFGTVGWIIAGLLIGFAKVEASAATFHIAAASSLLLGVYSFFLPDTPPVKKKVQLSDVLGLDALVLFKSRAYWLFFITAIAVCIPLAFYYSFTNAFLNDSGMSNAAGKMTLGQVSEFLFLLLMPLLFVRMGVKRMLVLGMACWILRYVLFAYGDSGTGTWMLYGGIVLHGMCYDFFFVTGQIYTDRKAGEAVKNAAQGLITLATYGIGMLVGSYVSGFVARRFSGITTTGPVYDWQAIWLVPAGITGVFLLLFVFLFRDDDQQ, encoded by the coding sequence ATGTCCCTTTCCGTAAGGCTGCGGCTGTCCGCCCTGATGCTATTGGAGTACTTTACCTGGGGCGCCTGGTATGTCACCATGGGCACATACCTGATCACCGCGTTGAAAGCCGACGCGGTGCAGGTGGGCGCAGCGTATGCCAATCTTTCTATTGCGGCCATTATCTCCCCTTTTTTCGTGGGGTTGATAGCTGACCGTTTTTTTGCGGCGCAGAAGGTGCTGGGCGTATTGCATCTGGCAGGTGCGGCCACGTTATATCTGACAGGCAGCGTACATGATTTTGGTAGTTTCTGGTGGCTGATATTACTGTATACCTTGTTGTACATGCCTACGATGTCGCTGGCCAATGCTATTTCCTTCCGGCAGATGACCGATGCGGGGAGGGAATTTCCCTCCGTGCGTGTATTCGGCACCGTAGGATGGATCATTGCCGGTTTGCTGATAGGCTTTGCTAAGGTGGAAGCCAGTGCCGCCACCTTTCATATTGCTGCTGCCAGTTCTTTGTTGCTGGGCGTTTACAGCTTTTTTCTGCCCGATACGCCACCGGTGAAGAAAAAGGTGCAGCTATCTGATGTGCTGGGACTGGACGCGCTGGTATTGTTTAAAAGCCGTGCTTACTGGTTGTTTTTTATCACGGCTATTGCCGTGTGTATACCACTGGCATTTTATTACAGTTTTACCAATGCTTTCCTGAACGACAGCGGCATGAGCAATGCCGCGGGTAAAATGACGCTGGGGCAGGTTTCCGAGTTCCTGTTCCTGCTGCTGATGCCGTTGCTGTTTGTGCGCATGGGCGTAAAGCGCATGCTGGTGCTGGGCATGGCCTGCTGGATACTGCGGTATGTATTGTTTGCCTATGGCGACAGTGGCACGGGCACGTGGATGTTGTATGGCGGCATTGTGCTGCATGGCATGTGTTACGATTTCTTTTTCGTGACCGGGCAGATTTATACAGACCGCAAAGCAGGAGAGGCCGTGAAGAACGCTGCGCAGGGATTGATCACGCTGGCCACCTATGGCATCGGCATGCTGGTAGGATCTTACGTGTCGGGGTTTGTGGCGCGCCGTTTCAGCGGGATAACAACCACCGGTCCGGTATACGACTGGCAGGCCATCTGGCTGGTGCCGGCCGGTATTACCGGTGTGTTCCTGCTGTTGTTTGTTTTTTTATTCCGGGATGATGATCAACAATAA